DNA sequence from the Arthrobacter crystallopoietes genome:
GGGGCTGGTTTCGCTGTTTCTCGGGTTCACTTTCGTAGTGCCCATTGTGGGATTCATCTTCGGCTTGGTCGGGCTGAGCAAGGAACCCGCGGGCAGGGGAATGGCGATCGCCGGACTGGTGCTCAACGGGCTCATGCTGCTGGGCTGGGTGCTGCTGTTCATCTTCGTCTTCGGCATTCTCGGCGCGGTAGCCACGTCCGGCACCATGGCCTGACTTGCTAGTGCGCTCGCCATACCCGGACTTAAAATAGTGGCGTGACCTGTCGGCGTCCTTGCAGGCGGGCACTGCCAGCCATAGGAGAAACACCATGGGTATAGGTAACAGGATCAAGCGGGCCGCCGAGCGGTTGGGCGGCAAGGGCAGGATGGGCACCGGTCATACACCCGGCACCACGCGGGGCAGAACGCGCGGTACTTACGGAGCCGCCGGCACGGAACACGGCAGCATCGGCGGGAAAATCATGGGCGCCCTGAGGAGAAAGCACTGAGCGAACAGATCCACGGGATTCTTGACCGGGCACAGGAAGAAATGCTCTGGGTCGGCCCCGACCACCCCTCGTACCGACTGTTGGCGGAGCTGACCCACGCGGTCCGGGACGCCTGGCAGGAAGGCTTCGAACACGCCCGCCACGGCGCCGCCGAAGACAACCCGTACCGCTACTGATTAGGACGGCGGTGCCGCCTTTCGTCCCCGACCCGGCACCTTGCCGGCACGGGGACGAAAGGCGGCCACCGCCGTCGTTGTCTTGCTGTCAGTGCAGCATATGCTGCCTCAGCGCGAGTAAGCGTGCTTCATCAGCGCGAGCGGACCCGCTCCAACACGTGCTCTTCCGCCAGCGGTCCGGCCTTGATACCGGCGGGCACCCGGAAGAAGTAGACCAGCCCGATGACCCACCACAGGCCGAAGAGGATCCACGGCTCTATGCCCAGCTGAGCCGGCATCCCCGGCATGTACAGGCTGAACAAGGCCACACCCAGCACGGCCGCGGCGATGCCGATCGCGATGCCGCCCTTGCCCTTGCCGCCGATCCGTAGCGGCCGGTCCATCTGCGGTTCGCGGCGGCGCAGGATCAGGAAGGAAATCGCCACCATGGTGTAGGCCAGCACGATGCTCGGCGCACCGGAGTCTACCAACCAGACCAGCATCTCCACACCGAAGAACGGCGCCAGGAAGCTCAGCGCGCCGATGAACAGCAGGGCATTATGAGGGGTGCCGTACTTGGGGTGCAGCTTGCCGAACCAGGCCGGCAGCATCCCGGAGCGCGCCAGCGAGAACATCAGCCGGGACGCGCCCAGCAGCAGCGAGTTCCACGAGGTGAGGATGCCCGCGATACCGCCGGCGATCAGCACCTTGGCCATCATGTCCGAGCCGAACATCGCGCCCACGGCGTCCGCCGTCGCGATGTCCGTCCCGGCCAGCTCGCTGGCCGGCATGGCCGACGACGTGGTCAGCACCACCATGACATACCAAATGGTGGCCAGGATGACCGAGACCACCACGAGCCGGCCGATCTGGCGGGCCGGAATGTTCACTTCCTCCGCGGACTGCGGAATCACGTCGAACCCGATGAAGAGGAACGGCACCACCACGAGCACCGCGAAGAAACCGGTCATACCGCCGTTGAAGAACGGTTCCATGTTGGAGATCTCGCCGCCGGTGAAGGCGCCGGCGATCATGACCAGGCCGATGGCCAGCAGGAACAGCACCACGAAGGTCTGCACAATGCCGGCTTCCTTCACACCGCGGATGTTGATCCAGGTAATAACGACGGCGGCAACGGCACCTACCAGCGCCCACGTCAGGTGGACGTCGAAACCGGCGACGTTCCAGAGCTTGACCTGGCTGAGGTTGGGAAAGATATATTGGACGGTCCGCGGGAGCGCCACCGCTTCGAAGGCCACGATGGTCACGTAGCCGCCGATGATGGCCCAGGAACCGATGAAGGACGGGCGCGGGCCCATCGCGCGCATGATGTAGTTGTGCTCGCCGCCGGCCTTGGGCATCGCC
Encoded proteins:
- a CDS encoding DUF4190 domain-containing protein, yielding MSNPYQPSNLPGPQHPAPVYQQVYVQPQPKGASVTAMVLGLVSLFLGFTFVVPIVGFIFGLVGLSKEPAGRGMAIAGLVLNGLMLLGWVLLFIFVFGILGAVATSGTMA
- a CDS encoding amino acid permease codes for the protein MIGFGWVVLTGGWLESAGTMGSVTAMLAGGIIMAVVGLTYAELCAAMPKAGGEHNYIMRAMGPRPSFIGSWAIIGGYVTIVAFEAVALPRTVQYIFPNLSQVKLWNVAGFDVHLTWALVGAVAAVVITWINIRGVKEAGIVQTFVVLFLLAIGLVMIAGAFTGGEISNMEPFFNGGMTGFFAVLVVVPFLFIGFDVIPQSAEEVNIPARQIGRLVVVSVILATIWYVMVVLTTSSAMPASELAGTDIATADAVGAMFGSDMMAKVLIAGGIAGILTSWNSLLLGASRLMFSLARSGMLPAWFGKLHPKYGTPHNALLFIGALSFLAPFFGVEMLVWLVDSGAPSIVLAYTMVAISFLILRRREPQMDRPLRIGGKGKGGIAIGIAAAVLGVALFSLYMPGMPAQLGIEPWILFGLWWVIGLVYFFRVPAGIKAGPLAEEHVLERVRSR